In Rattus norvegicus strain BN/NHsdMcwi chromosome 1, GRCr8, whole genome shotgun sequence, a genomic segment contains:
- the Zfp146 gene encoding zinc finger protein 146, with protein sequence MSHLSQQRILSGGSPFACKVCGKLFSHKSNLTEHEHFHNREKPFECNECGKAFSQKQYVIKHQNTHTGEKLFECNDCGKSFSQKENLLTHQKIHTGEKPFECKDCGKAFIQKSNLIRHQRTHTGEKPFICKECGKTFSGKSNLTEHEKIHIGEKPFKCSECGTAFGQKKYLIKHQNIHTGEKPYECNECGKAFSQRTSLIVHVRIHSGDKPYECNVCGKAFSQSSSLTVHVRSHTGEKPYGCNECGKAFSQFSTLALHLRIHTGKKPYQCSECGKAFSQKSHHIRHQKIHTH encoded by the coding sequence ATGTCACACCTCAGTCAGCAGAGGATTTTAAGTGGGGGAAGCCCCTTTGCCTGTAAGGTATGTGGAAAACTCTTTAGCCACAAGTCGAATCTTACAGAGCACGAGCATTTTCATAATAGAGAGAAGCCTTTTGAATGTAAcgagtgtgggaaagcctttagCCAGAAGCAGTATGTCATTAAGCATCAGAACACTCACACCGGAGAGAAGCTCTTCGAGTGTAATGATTGTGGGAAATCCTTTAGCCAGAAGGAAAACTTGCTTACCCATCAGAagattcacactggagagaagcctttTGAGTGCAAAGACTGTGGGAAAGCTTTCATTCAGAAGTCAAACCTCATCAGACATCAGAGAACTCACACGGGAGAGAAGCCCTTCATATGTAAGGAGTGTGGGAAAACCTTTAGCGGCAAATCAAATCTTACTGAGCACGAGAAGATTCATATTGGTGAGAAACCCTTTAAGTGTAGTGAGTGTGGAACAGCGTTCGGCCAGAAGAAGTACCTGATAAAGCATCAGAACATCCACACCGGAGAGAAACCGTATGAGTGCAATGAGTGCGGAAAGGCCTTCTCTCAGCGAACGTCACTCATTGTGCACGTGAGAATTCATTCAGGCGATAAGCCGTACGAATGCAATGTATGTGGGAAAGCCTTCTCTCAGAGTTCATCTCTAACCGTGCATGTGAGGAGCCACACGGGTGAGAAACCCTATGGCTGCAATGAATGTGGGAAGGCCTTTTCTCAGTTCTCAACCCTGGCCCTGCATCTGAGAATCCACACAGGTAAGAAGCCTTATCAGTGCAGTGAGTGTGGGAAGGCCTTCAGCCAGAAGTCCCATCACATCAGACACCAGAAAATCCATACTCACTAA